Proteins encoded together in one Apis cerana isolate GH-2021 linkage group LG4, AcerK_1.0, whole genome shotgun sequence window:
- the LOC107997362 gene encoding BOS complex subunit TMEM147, whose amino-acid sequence MTLYHFGNCLALVYVPYYLTYKYSGLSEYGAFWKCIQAGGIYIFTQLVKMLALATFFPTADNVGGEGFDLIGEFLKSSIDLADLVGILLVLNNIPGKGHAKVLTAGVGWAGAEVLLTRFLLLWVGARGAEFDWKYIQKSLESNINLVQHITTATLVWLWSRHDLKRSFVPIVIGMLILTVYRPLILDFLIVFFLTGPWSTLIVKATTTFIMGVTTLYMYAGLAHSIGIF is encoded by the exons atgacATTATATCATTTTGGAAACTGTTTAGCTTTAGTTTATGTTCCATATTAtcttacttataaatattcaggCTT atcAGAATATGGTGCATTTTGGAAATGTATTCAAGCTGGaggcatttatatatttacacaattAGTAAAAATGCTTGCACTTGCTACATTTTTTCCTACAGCAGACAATGTAGGAGGTGAAGGTTTTGATTTAATTggt gaatttttaaaatcttcaataGATTTAGCTGATTTAGTAGGAATACTATTAGTTTTGAACAATATTCCTGGTAAAGGACATGCAAAAGTTTTAACTGCTGGAGTTGGATGGGCTGGAGCTGAAGTATTGCTCACTAGGTTTCTTTTGTTATGGGTTGGAGCAAGGGGTGCAGAATTTGattggaaatatattcaaaaaagtcTTGAATCTAACATTAATTta gTACAACATATAACTACAGCAACACTTGTATGGTTATGGTCAAGACATGATTTAAAACGAAGTTTTGTTCCAATAGTAATTGGCATGCTTATACTTACAGTTTATAGGCCACTTATCTTAGATTTtctaatagtattttttttaactggtCCTTGGTCAACCCTTATTGTTAAAGCTACAACTACATTTATCATGGGTGTTACAACATTATACATGTATGCAGGTCTTGCT